One Fibrobacter sp. DNA segment encodes these proteins:
- a CDS encoding HPF/RaiA family ribosome-associated protein: MQVPLEITFRDVEKTDEMEELIRKKAAKLDRICD; encoded by the coding sequence ATGCAAGTTCCATTAGAGATCACATTCAGAGATGTAGAGAAGACCGATGAAATGGAGGAATTGATCAGAAAGAAAGCGGCAAAGCTTGACAGAATCTGCGAT
- a CDS encoding FAD-dependent oxidoreductase, giving the protein MYNYIIVGAGIAAAHAVKGIREIDKDGSILMIGNESYLPYNRTYLSKDLWTGKKKLENIIVHDQAYYDSLRVEIRLNTAVTDLDPAQKVITTDDGTRYSYSKLLLATGAQPRKLSIPGADLKKVCYFRTIDDYKTTRSILGEGKSVVLIGGGFIGSEIAASLALNKVKVQMIFPEKRICNRVMPSDLADFLTNMYSERGIRIDSEDVPVSISEEGEKVRVITRNGLEFQTDFVIAGLGVRPETELAAKAGLRVKNGIEVNEYLQTSDADIFAAGDNASFPYLALHKQMRVEHWDNAINQGLYAGRNMTGAESPYSHLPFFFSDLFEFGYEAVGDLNSELEVKADWKKPFEKGVLYYLEQHMVRGIMLCNIWGKVPDARRLIKEGTEAPGKERILFD; this is encoded by the coding sequence ATGTACAACTACATTATTGTCGGTGCCGGGATAGCCGCAGCACATGCTGTCAAGGGAATCAGAGAGATCGATAAGGATGGCTCGATCCTGATGATCGGAAACGAATCATACCTTCCTTACAACCGAACCTACCTTTCAAAGGATCTCTGGACCGGAAAAAAGAAACTGGAAAATATAATTGTCCATGATCAGGCTTATTATGACTCCCTTAGAGTAGAGATCAGGCTTAACACTGCTGTAACAGACCTGGACCCTGCGCAGAAGGTGATAACAACCGATGATGGTACCAGGTACTCATATAGTAAACTTCTCCTTGCTACAGGGGCTCAGCCCCGAAAGCTTAGTATCCCTGGAGCTGACCTGAAGAAGGTTTGCTATTTCCGTACTATTGATGACTACAAAACCACCCGAAGTATCCTTGGGGAAGGAAAAAGTGTGGTACTAATAGGGGGAGGGTTTATCGGCTCTGAGATCGCCGCGTCTCTTGCGCTTAACAAAGTCAAAGTGCAGATGATTTTCCCGGAGAAGAGGATCTGTAACCGTGTGATGCCTTCTGATCTGGCGGATTTTCTCACCAATATGTACTCTGAGCGGGGTATCAGGATAGACAGCGAAGATGTTCCTGTGTCTATCTCCGAAGAGGGGGAGAAAGTGCGGGTGATCACCCGTAATGGGTTGGAATTCCAGACTGATTTTGTTATCGCAGGGTTGGGAGTGAGACCGGAGACAGAGCTTGCCGCCAAAGCGGGTCTAAGAGTAAAAAACGGGATCGAGGTGAATGAGTATCTGCAGACAAGTGATGCAGATATCTTTGCTGCAGGTGACAATGCCAGTTTCCCCTACCTTGCACTTCACAAACAGATGCGGGTAGAGCATTGGGACAATGCCATTAACCAGGGATTATATGCTGGCAGAAACATGACTGGAGCAGAGAGTCCCTACTCTCATCTGCCCTTTTTCTTTTCCGATCTCTTTGAGTTTGGTTATGAGGCTGTAGGAGATCTGAATTCAGAATTGGAGGTAAAAGCTGACTGGAAAAAGCCCTTTGAAAAAGGGGTTCTGTACTATCTTGAGCAGCACATGGTAAGAGGGATAATGCTCTGCAATATCTGGGGAAAAGTTCCTGATGCCCGGCGATTAATAAAGGAAGGAACTGAGGCCCCGGGAAAAGAGCGGATTCTCTTTGATTAG
- a CDS encoding RpiB/LacA/LacB family sugar-phosphate isomerase, producing MISKIRKKESNQDNPLNKRIEAIGVAVDHGGYALKESVVAALSGWGYEVADFGAYEFLPDDDFPDYVVPLARAVSKGEVWRGVAICGSGVGACIAANKVRGACAGLISDTYSAHQGVEDDRMNVICLGARVLGRELVLEIIASFLEAQFCGEERFLRRIEKIERIERG from the coding sequence ATGATTTCCAAAATAAGGAAAAAAGAATCAAATCAAGACAACCCTTTAAACAAGCGAATCGAGGCCATAGGGGTAGCAGTTGATCACGGCGGTTACGCTCTCAAAGAGAGTGTAGTGGCTGCACTTTCCGGGTGGGGCTATGAGGTGGCAGATTTCGGTGCGTATGAGTTCTTGCCCGATGATGATTTTCCCGATTATGTGGTACCTCTTGCCAGGGCGGTGTCAAAAGGGGAGGTATGGAGAGGTGTGGCGATATGCGGCAGCGGGGTAGGCGCCTGTATCGCGGCAAACAAGGTGAGAGGGGCATGTGCGGGATTGATAAGCGACACCTACTCGGCACATCAGGGGGTAGAGGATGACCGCATGAATGTGATCTGCCTTGGAGCGAGGGTTCTGGGAAGGGAGCTTGTGTTGGAGATAATAGCTTCTTTTCTTGAGGCACAGTTCTGCGGTGAGGAGAGATTTCTCAGGAGAATAGAGAAAATTGAGAGGATAGAGAGGGGTTGA